GGCGTACAAAATCTAAACTTATTGAGAGTGGAGATCTATTGCTGCCACCGCTTACTGAGATAACAGTGTATGTTCTCCATTCCTTGTTTCCTTGTAGACATAGTGTTGATGAGGCTGTTTTATGATGCTAAGGTGCATTATCTTGATAGGCTGGCACCATTGGTCGGATTGCAAAAGAAGGTGTACATGTCAATACTGAGGAAGGAGCTTCCTAAACTACTTGCTGTCTCTTCTGGAGGTCCAAATCATCAATCCTTACAGAATATTGTATGTTagttttttgattttttaccctaagcatctcttttttctatttttttaccCTACGCATCTCTTTTCTTGTCTTCCCTTCATGTGATGTGATATGGTACATTGGTATTATGAACCCCTTTATCCTATACAttctacaaaattaaaaacacagagAAGATATTTTATTTCCCATGGTTTTAGGTTGACCAGTGCAATATCACTACTTTTCTTCTGGAAAAGTTGTGGATTTAAGAGGTCCTGTTGGCTGGTAGCTGTGAATTCATAGTTTGGTACATACATTTCAAAATCTGTGTAGGCTAGCAGCCAAATTCCTTTGCCTAGTGTCATTGTCATTTTCTGAAGAAACTTTACTTTTTGCAAATGTAACTTTCAAAAAGCACCCTCTAGTTTGCTTCCTCGATGTTGCTTTTCCATAGCAGAAACTTTGATGAAGTAGTAGCAGACGCAGAACTGTATGGATTGCATCTAAATCTACTTTTCCTGTAAAACAGAGTTTATATGCTTATTCAGCGTTTCATTGTTTATTTGTATTGCAGCTAGTATTGTgatcaattatttattttgattgaatGTTTATCCTTTGTCATTACTTCTCCCTCTGTCATACAGGTGATACAGTTACGAAAAGCATGTAGCCATCCTTATCTCTTCCCGGGTATTGAGCCCGAACCATATGAAGAGGGTGAACACCTTGTTCAGGTATCGCTGATTTTAATTTGGTAAATGATAATGACCTAGGTGTGTATACCAAGTCATGTAGTGTCGAAACTCTAACATCCGAAGATTAACAGAGGAAAATAAGTatctttttgctttctttctgaAAGGGAAAGCCTTTAATCCCTGAGTAGTACTTTTAGTATGCCTTCTGCTCGCTTGTAATATTTCCTGCCAACCAATCTCTGTTCATTCCTTATCTTTTCATAGGCTAGTGGTAAACTTATGATTTTGGACCAACTACTTCAAAAGCTGCATGGGTATGGACACCGTGTGCTTCTCTTTGCACAGATGACGCATACCCTTGACATTCTCcaggtttgttttttttccttttgtatttttttcctgTCGCATGCTAAATGATAAAATGCTTCAGCTTGTTTGCATATGTTACTCTGCATTTtaacaaattaatattctCATACGCAATGCAGGATTTTCTAGAGTTAAGGAAATATTCCTATGAACGCCTTGATGGATCAATTCGGGCTGAGGAGCGGTTTGCTGCCATAAGAAGTTTCAGCACacaatcaaccaaaaaaagttTGAAGTCTCAACCTGATCAAAATGGTGCTTTTGTCTTCATGATCTCTACAAGAGCTGGTGGAGTTGGCTTGAATCTTGTGGCTGCTGATACTGTGAGTTTTCACAAACAGTTGTGTACTGCTCTTAAAACAATCAGTTATGTTTAGATCTGAAACTCAGGACCTGTAGGTTCTATTGTTATATCGTTGGATCAAATCTTTACATTTTTTAGAGTACAAGAAAGTTCATAATCATTTTAAAATCTCTTTGTATCTGTCAAATTATTATCAAATGTTTTTAACCACAGGTTAAAAACTTTTTAGTTCTCTTCAGACATTTACAGATGAGATTGACATGTAATAAATTGTGTACTATTGAATCCCGAAAGTGCAAACTTTAAATGGCCTTCAAGCCCTGTTGAAGTGTTGATGCTCAATAGTCAGAAACGTGAATTACTGCAATTTCACATAGCTCAAGAAACCTTTGAATCACTAGCAAGAAACCTTGGGTTTGACGAGTGACGTTCTTATCTCCAGCATATTACTTTAAGAATGTGTACcctggtcttggtgagaatgACAGAGTAATTTGGGGAGGTTTGTAGTCTGTTGAGGAATTTATAGTAGTCTATGTTGTAAAAGTCCCAGTAAATTGGTGTCTGTAAAGCATGTCATAGTACTGACATACTTTTATTCTATTCTTATTAGGCATATTTTTTTCCCTGACATTCTTATGATCAATTTGTATACGCTAGGTTATATTCTACGAGCAAGATTGGAATCCCCAGGTTGACAAACAAGCTCTTCAGCGGGCTCACAGGATTGGTCAAATGAATGATGTACTGTCAATAAACCTAGTTACAGGATGTACGGTGGAGGAGGTGAGATcctatacatttttttttcttttctttcggTTGAAGAGTTCCTTTACATGACTCATGAGACATGGCCATTGAAccacattatatatattgtattcaAATGTGTCAATATAGGTTATCATGCGGAGAGCGGAGAGGAAGTTGCGGCTTAGCCATAATGTTATTGGAGATGATGTTATGGACCAGGAAGGTAAAGAAGAAGCAGGAGTTGAACCTAGTGACTTGCGATCCATCATATTTGGGTTACATCTCTTCGATCCTGATGAAATCAACAATGATGAGTTTGGGATGTCAGAACTGAATGCTATGGCTGAGAAGGTAATCTCAGTGCGCGATAAACAGATAGCAAATGAGGATGAGAGGAAATTTGAGGTCAATCCAACAGATGTTTTGCATGGACATGATCTTGTTGCAGGAGAAAGTAACACTTCTCTTAGTTTCAATTCTAGTTTTGATGAAGCTTCATATCTCTCTTGGgttgaaaaattcaaggagGTATCACAAGAAAgtggaaatgaaaatatggATTTGAGAAGCAGAAGAAACTTTCTCGAGGAAAAGCGTCTAAAACGTGAGGCTGCAAAGAAGAAGGCAGAGGAGGAGAAGTTATCTAAGTGGGAAGACCTTGGGTACCATTCATTGTCTGTCGAGGACCCTGTCAGCCCTGTGGATAGTGACATGATGTCTGATTCAGGTTCTGTCCAGTTTGTTTATGGGGACTGTACACAACCATCAAAAGTTTGTCCATCTGAACCTACCATTATTTTCAggtaaatttaatttttctaaatGCCTCCTCTTGAGTGTTCACATTTTTTTGCGTTGAATGAGTCAGAACAGTTAATATGTGTCTTCTTGTGTTCCTGCTATTTCGTTCTTGATACAgtaactttttgtttgttcatgcTTCTTAAAGCTCgaatattcttttttcttccattattattttatagaaaCATATTCTTTCAGAGTATGAGCATGATGTAGGCTGTCAGTGGTTTTACAACCAGACCTGACTTAATATGTCTATTTCGCAGCTGTGTTGATGATTCTGGACACTGGGGTCATGGAGGAATGTTTGATGCACTGGCCAAGCTATCTTCAAGTATCCCCGATGCATATCTGCAAGCTTCAGAATTTGATGACCTGCATCTTGGTGATCTTCACCTTATAAGAGTTAATGGTTAGCCTCTGGTCTCTCCTCCTGAAATATTATCTCAATTACCCTTGTTGCTTATACGACAAAGGAATCTCTTCT
Above is a window of Prunus persica cultivar Lovell chromosome G2, Prunus_persica_NCBIv2, whole genome shotgun sequence DNA encoding:
- the LOC18786255 gene encoding probable helicase CHR10 isoform X1 — encoded protein: MNYEQRLKAAAKIILADDARAGDERVSAEELGVTASLKPHQVEGVSWLIRRYNLGVNVILGDEMGLGKTLQAVSLLSYLKVHKLSPGPFLVLCPLSVTDGWVSEMEKFAPKLKVLRYVGDKEYRRILRRTIYEHGKEESSSSSDVLSLPFDVLLTTYDMVLADQDFLSQIPWSYAVIDEAQRLKNPNSVLYNVLRERYLIPRRLLMTGTPIQNNITELWALMHFCMPSVYGKLDEFLATFKEAGDPSSGHDTAKVKEQLKSLRCILGAFMIRRTKSKLIESGDLLLPPLTEITVLAPLVGLQKKVYMSILRKELPKLLAVSSGGPNHQSLQNIVIQLRKACSHPYLFPGIEPEPYEEGEHLVQASGKLMILDQLLQKLHGYGHRVLLFAQMTHTLDILQDFLELRKYSYERLDGSIRAEERFAAIRSFSTQSTKKSLKSQPDQNGAFVFMISTRAGGVGLNLVAADTVIFYEQDWNPQVDKQALQRAHRIGQMNDVLSINLVTGCTVEEVIMRRAERKLRLSHNVIGDDVMDQEGKEEAGVEPSDLRSIIFGLHLFDPDEINNDEFGMSELNAMAEKVISVRDKQIANEDERKFEVNPTDVLHGHDLVAGESNTSLSFNSSFDEASYLSWVEKFKEVSQESGNENMDLRSRRNFLEEKRLKREAAKKKAEEEKLSKWEDLGYHSLSVEDPVSPVDSDMMSDSGSVQFVYGDCTQPSKVCPSEPTIIFSCVDDSGHWGHGGMFDALAKLSSSIPDAYLQASEFDDLHLGDLHLIRVNEDANEQKMDCNLPQWVALAVVQSYNPRRKVPRSKISIPDLERCLSKASFSAAQNSASIHMPRIGYQDGSDRAEWYTVERLLRKYASLYSIKIYVYYYKRSA
- the LOC18786255 gene encoding probable helicase CHR10 isoform X2, which encodes MVLADQDFLSQIPWSYAVIDEAQRLKNPNSVLYNVLRERYLIPRRLLMTGTPIQNNITELWALMHFCMPSVYGKLDEFLATFKEAGDPSSGHDTAKVKEQLKSLRCILGAFMIRRTKSKLIESGDLLLPPLTEITVLAPLVGLQKKVYMSILRKELPKLLAVSSGGPNHQSLQNIVIQLRKACSHPYLFPGIEPEPYEEGEHLVQASGKLMILDQLLQKLHGYGHRVLLFAQMTHTLDILQDFLELRKYSYERLDGSIRAEERFAAIRSFSTQSTKKSLKSQPDQNGAFVFMISTRAGGVGLNLVAADTVIFYEQDWNPQVDKQALQRAHRIGQMNDVLSINLVTGCTVEEVIMRRAERKLRLSHNVIGDDVMDQEGKEEAGVEPSDLRSIIFGLHLFDPDEINNDEFGMSELNAMAEKVISVRDKQIANEDERKFEVNPTDVLHGHDLVAGESNTSLSFNSSFDEASYLSWVEKFKEVSQESGNENMDLRSRRNFLEEKRLKREAAKKKAEEEKLSKWEDLGYHSLSVEDPVSPVDSDMMSDSGSVQFVYGDCTQPSKVCPSEPTIIFSCVDDSGHWGHGGMFDALAKLSSSIPDAYLQASEFDDLHLGDLHLIRVNEDANEQKMDCNLPQWVALAVVQSYNPRRKVPRSKISIPDLERCLSKASFSAAQNSASIHMPRIGYQDGSDRAEWYTVERLLRKYASLYSIKIYVYYYKRSA